The following are from one region of the Pleurodeles waltl isolate 20211129_DDA chromosome 4_1, aPleWal1.hap1.20221129, whole genome shotgun sequence genome:
- the LOC138288198 gene encoding uncharacterized protein, whose product MTTPAATVVPEAAPATARSATVHLTGHPPLRRRRRLRRAGLHAESGRSSTTMTEAQLLRGQRLQNQMLGRISGVLHHFVRSNENSMQQLHAQLDVIGNNTGDLALSMRELVAELLSQSEGWRRRDRQLLQRLDRMASSICRLAVNTTGLSRRTVGLQVEMGHFAGDVARGLGRITHVIDLMEARHVSRGTGDTPQDSEEGSTVSSVSAGDTRVLRSGSTRQSTAEQPGNSQAGRGRRRS is encoded by the coding sequence atgacaacacctgctgcaacagtggttccggaggctgcaccagcaacagccaggagtgccacggtacatcttacagggcatccaccgctgcgcaggcgacgcaggttgaggagagcagggctgcatgcTGAGTCCGGCCGttcatccaccaccatgaccgaggcacaactgctacgtggtcagcgcctgcagaaccaaatgttagggaggattagtggggttctgcaccactttgtaaggagcaatgagaacagcatgcagcagctccatgcacaattggacgtcataggcaacaacactggggacctagccctgtccatgcgggaactggtggctgaactgctgtcacagagcgagggttggcggcgcagggaccgccagctgctccagaggctggacaggatggcctcctcaatttgcagactggcagtcaacaccactgggctgtcaagaaggacagtcggcctccaagtggaaatgggccactttgcaggggatgtggcaagaggcctgggccggatcacccatgtgatcgatctaatggaggcacggcatgtgtccaggggtacaggggacaccccacaggacagcgaagagggctccactgtgagcagtgtctctgctggtgacaccagggtgctccggagtgggagtaccaggcagagcactgcagaacaacctgggaacagccaggctggcagaggccgccgtaggtcataa